A single Bacillus sp. HMF5848 DNA region contains:
- a CDS encoding 4Fe-4S dicluster domain-containing protein has protein sequence MSKQLSRRDFIKRSSGAVVAGSLVMSGVDKVIASTDKTTEMATIIDLTKCDGCQAKDTPLCVLACREKNNNRFPKVNKEELKPYWPQTFNEDWSDKQDMTSRLTPYNWSFVDKVEVEHKGVKEQLHVPRRCMHCDNPTCKGLCPFGAITKDKHGAVKIDDGMCMGGAKCRDVCPWDIPQRQAGVGIYMNIAPEYLGGGVMYKCDMCADLVAEGKNPSCVTACPNEALLFGSKEDMRKLAYEMAKEVNGYVYGDKENGGTGTYYVSKIPFEKINEAIKNSKKEQGDTKPGRPLMPVVVDNKLDSVSGMALSAAIAPVAGITAAGFIAYRKMKGEQNREV, from the coding sequence ATGAGTAAACAACTTTCTAGAAGAGACTTCATAAAACGCTCAAGTGGAGCGGTGGTAGCAGGTTCGTTAGTAATGTCTGGTGTCGATAAAGTAATAGCATCTACCGACAAGACAACTGAAATGGCTACCATAATTGATTTAACGAAATGTGATGGCTGTCAAGCAAAGGATACACCACTGTGTGTACTTGCATGTCGTGAGAAAAATAATAATCGTTTCCCTAAGGTGAATAAAGAAGAACTCAAGCCGTATTGGCCACAGACCTTTAATGAGGACTGGTCAGACAAGCAAGATATGACGAGTAGATTAACACCATACAACTGGTCCTTTGTTGACAAAGTTGAAGTAGAACATAAGGGTGTTAAAGAGCAACTACATGTTCCAAGGCGCTGCATGCATTGTGACAATCCAACTTGTAAAGGATTATGTCCATTTGGGGCTATTACAAAAGATAAACATGGTGCTGTGAAAATTGACGATGGCATGTGTATGGGGGGAGCAAAGTGTAGGGATGTATGTCCTTGGGATATTCCGCAACGTCAAGCTGGTGTAGGGATCTATATGAATATCGCTCCTGAGTACTTAGGCGGTGGCGTCATGTATAAGTGTGATATGTGCGCAGACCTTGTCGCTGAAGGTAAGAATCCTTCTTGTGTGACGGCATGTCCAAATGAGGCTTTATTGTTTGGGTCTAAGGAGGATATGAGAAAGTTAGCTTATGAAATGGCTAAAGAAGTGAATGGCTATGTGTATGGTGATAAGGAAAACGGAGGAACAGGTACATACTATGTTTCTAAAATACCGTTTGAAAAAATAAATGAAGCTATTAAAAACAGTAAGAAGGAACAAGGAGATACAAAACCAGGTCGTCCTTTAATGCCTGTAGTTGTTGATAATAAACTAGATTCTGTTAGTGGCATGGCTTTAAGTGCTGCTATTGCTCCTGTTGCAGGTATAACGGCTGCGGGATTTATTGCCTACCGTAAAATGAAAGGAGAGCAGAATCGTGAAGTATAA
- a CDS encoding formate dehydrogenase subunit gamma, with product MKYKSGKILRQSKSNRFVHWASALSIIILIVTGLGQMPMYKRYNITKLPGAEWLGDYSITLVLHYVAAIILVFVVFYHIFIHVLLKQFDIMPKKGDMKESWQIIKAMITKGEEPPSDKYLAEQRLAYVAIGVTVLALVFSGLVKMLKNSVMIPDVISNIATGVHNVATVAIILLIVAHLAAFAIKANRKLISGMFSGYVDEEYVKHRHSIWYKKIKSEKVEEQEEDVNNKVAL from the coding sequence GTGAAGTATAAGAGTGGGAAAATTCTAAGACAAAGTAAGTCTAATAGGTTTGTTCATTGGGCGTCAGCACTTTCCATTATAATATTGATTGTTACCGGGTTAGGTCAAATGCCTATGTATAAGCGATATAATATTACTAAGCTACCAGGTGCTGAATGGCTAGGTGACTATTCTATTACATTGGTTCTACATTATGTTGCTGCTATTATCCTCGTATTTGTTGTTTTTTATCATATTTTTATTCATGTATTACTTAAGCAATTTGATATTATGCCTAAAAAAGGTGATATGAAGGAATCTTGGCAAATTATAAAGGCCATGATTACGAAAGGTGAAGAACCACCGAGTGATAAATATTTAGCAGAACAGCGTTTAGCGTATGTAGCAATTGGTGTCACCGTATTAGCACTGGTGTTTTCAGGTTTAGTGAAAATGCTGAAAAATTCAGTTATGATTCCAGATGTCATTTCTAACATTGCTACAGGGGTTCATAATGTGGCTACTGTTGCAATCATTCTTTTGATAGTAGCTCATCTTGCTGCATTTGCCATTAAAGCAAATCGTAAGTTAATTAGTGGGATGTTTTCAGGTTATGTAGATGAAGAGTATGTGAAGCATCGTCACTCTATTTGGTATAAAAAGATTAAAAGTGAAAAAGTAGAAGAGCAGGAAGAAGACGTAAATAATAAAGTGGCCCTTTAA
- a CDS encoding Xaa-Pro peptidase family protein has translation MTNRIESLSNWLKQKDISFAFITSTPNVFYLSNFYSDPHERLLAVCVFPEQEPFLVCPAMEVEDVKNSGWSHEVVGCSDTDDAWALVEQAIRKRNIDVTSIAVEKLHMNMERFENLQSKFPNAVFVSAEEKLRSLRMKKSTNEIEIMREAAKLADFGVEVGVSAIKAGKSELEIVAQIEYELKKKGIKQMAFSTMVLAGAKTASPHGKPSLDQVKQGDLVLFDLGVVLEGYCSDITRTVAFGSVTDEQRAIYDTVLEAEQAAVSACKPGVTAGTIDKTARDIISSAGYGPYFTHRVGHGLGIEAHEYPSMSGTNTAPLEAGMIITVEPGIYVPRVGGVRIEDDVLITDTGVDILTKFPKELIIL, from the coding sequence ATGACTAATCGTATAGAAAGCCTTTCTAACTGGCTTAAGCAGAAAGACATCTCGTTTGCTTTTATCACATCAACACCTAATGTATTTTACTTAAGTAATTTTTATAGCGATCCTCATGAGAGATTACTAGCTGTATGCGTGTTTCCCGAACAAGAGCCATTTCTAGTTTGTCCAGCGATGGAAGTAGAGGATGTGAAAAACAGTGGTTGGTCTCACGAGGTTGTTGGTTGTAGTGACACCGACGATGCGTGGGCACTTGTTGAACAAGCTATTAGAAAAAGAAATATTGATGTCACATCCATTGCGGTAGAAAAGTTACATATGAACATGGAGCGCTTTGAAAATCTTCAAAGTAAATTTCCTAATGCTGTGTTTGTTTCTGCTGAAGAAAAACTACGATCTTTACGTATGAAGAAAAGTACTAATGAGATAGAGATTATGCGTGAGGCGGCAAAATTAGCCGATTTCGGTGTAGAAGTTGGTGTATCAGCTATTAAAGCAGGTAAAAGCGAACTTGAAATTGTCGCCCAGATTGAATATGAATTAAAGAAAAAAGGAATCAAGCAAATGGCTTTCTCTACGATGGTCCTTGCTGGTGCTAAAACAGCTTCACCACATGGAAAGCCGAGCCTTGATCAAGTAAAACAAGGTGACTTAGTGTTATTTGACTTAGGTGTTGTGTTAGAAGGATACTGCTCAGATATAACAAGAACTGTTGCGTTTGGCTCAGTAACGGATGAACAGCGTGCGATTTATGACACAGTACTTGAAGCTGAACAAGCGGCTGTATCAGCTTGTAAGCCAGGTGTTACGGCAGGTACTATTGATAAAACAGCCAGAGATATAATTTCTTCAGCTGGCTATGGCCCTTATTTTACTCACCGCGTTGGGCACGGCTTAGGGATTGAGGCTCACGAGTACCCTTCTATGAGTGGTACAAACACCGCACCATTAGAGGCAGGCATGATAATTACGGTGGAGCCTGGGATTTATGTCCCTCGAGTTGGTGGAGTAAGAATTGAAGATGACGTCTTAATAACAGATACAGGAGTAGACATATTAACAAAATTTCCAAAAGAGTTAATTATATTATAA